One region of Armigeres subalbatus isolate Guangzhou_Male chromosome 3, GZ_Asu_2, whole genome shotgun sequence genomic DNA includes:
- the LOC134221000 gene encoding trypsin 5G1-like translates to MTAFGIFLTITSTFAASGLALPNLRLATRSTCSSDRIVGGYPANITDIPFQVSLQHQLGHFCGGSIISGRWILSAAHCAGSSDNPMINVRVGSSLSDEGGLLVAAKRFIQHPQYNFETLDYDVALLELSEELKLDDQFYAVQLPEQDEPVNDGTCLQVSGWGDTQNAYENGYQLKAATIPIVNQKECAQSYEWFGTVTPRMLCAGFDKGGNNACHGDSGGPLVMDGNKLVGVVSWSFGCAEKNHPTVFARVASVRSWIKEISGV, encoded by the coding sequence ATGACTGCTTTTGGGATTTTTCTGACAATCACATCTACTTTCGCGGCCAGCGGTCTAGCTCTACCGAATCTTCGCCTGGCCACCCGATCGACTTGCTCTTCAGATCGTATCGTCGGAGGTTATCCCGCCAACATCACCGATATACCCTTCCAAGTTTCCCTTCAGCATCAGCTCGGTCACTTCTGCGGTGGATCCATCATCAGTGGCAGGTGGATTTTGTCGGCCGCCCATTGTGCTGGAAGCAGTGATAACCCGATGATCAACGTCCGTGTCGGGTCCAGTTTGTCCGACGAAGGTGGTCTACTGGTGGCGGCCAAACGCTTCATTCAACACCCGCAATACAATTTCGAAACGCTTGATTATGATGTTGCCTTGTTGGAATTAAGTGAAGAGTTGAAACTGGATGACCAATTCTACGCCGTTCAGCTCCCGGAGCAGGACGAACCGGTGAACGATGGAACCTGTCTGCAGGTTTCCGGATGGGGTGATACACAAAACGCTTACGAGAATGGATACCAACTCAAGGCGGCTACAATTCCGATAGTCAATCAGAAGGAATGTGCCCAATCATACGAATGGTTCGGAACGGTGACACCACGCATGCTGTGCGCTGGTTTTGACAAGGGAGGAAACAATGCCTGCCACGGCGATTCTGGCGGTCCGCTGGTGATGGATGGAAACAAGCTGGTAGGGGTGGTTTCTTGGAGCTTCGGATGTGCCGAAAAAAATCATCCCACAGTTTTTGCAAGGGTTGCATCCGTTCGCAGTTGGATCAAGGAAATAAGTGGAGTTTAA